Proteins encoded by one window of Paenibacillus urinalis:
- a CDS encoding CheR family methyltransferase encodes MSNLEIETTQSDYLLFIRNVKQATGIDLSQYKEAQMKRRLTTLRNKHGHESFASFFEEMTRNKALFLEFLDRMTINVSEFWRNRNRWEVLKDRILPSLTRDHQKLKIWSAACSTGEEPYTLAMIVDMLGLLNQTELRATDIDEGALARASKGTYLERSLREVPESVCRRYFTEDGLQYHIDPKLKQAVRFSKQNLLSDPFEEGFDLIVCRNVMIYFTEEAKHLLYQKFAKALRPGGVLFVGSTEQIFSPAQYNLVSVDTFFYQKSV; translated from the coding sequence GTGTCCAATCTAGAGATTGAAACTACGCAATCCGATTACTTGCTATTTATTCGTAATGTAAAACAGGCCACGGGTATTGATCTTTCGCAATATAAAGAAGCTCAAATGAAACGAAGACTTACGACGCTTCGTAACAAGCACGGGCATGAGAGCTTTGCATCCTTTTTTGAAGAAATGACCCGCAACAAAGCTTTATTTCTTGAATTTCTGGATCGGATGACCATCAATGTCTCTGAATTTTGGCGTAACCGGAACAGATGGGAAGTGCTTAAAGATCGCATTCTGCCTAGTCTGACCCGGGATCACCAGAAGCTCAAGATCTGGAGTGCCGCCTGTTCTACTGGGGAAGAGCCTTACACATTGGCTATGATTGTGGATATGTTAGGCTTGTTAAACCAGACGGAATTGCGTGCTACCGATATTGATGAAGGTGCTCTGGCCAGAGCCAGTAAGGGTACATATCTGGAGCGTTCACTGAGAGAGGTACCTGAGTCCGTGTGCAGACGTTATTTTACCGAGGATGGGCTTCAGTATCATATTGATCCTAAGCTGAAACAGGCGGTGCGCTTTAGCAAGCAGAACTTGCTGTCTGATCCATTCGAAGAAGGCTTTGATCTCATTGTTTGCCGAAATGTAATGATATATTTTACGGAAGAGGCCAAGCATTTACTGTATCAAAAGTTCGCCAAAGCGCTTAGACCTGGCGGGGTATTGTTCGTGGGAAGCACAGAGCAGATTTTTTCTCCCGCTCAATATAATCTGGTTTCGGTGGACACCTTTTTTTACCAAAAGTCTGTATAA
- a CDS encoding demethylmenaquinone methyltransferase, whose protein sequence is MQHEGENPKEQHVHSVFQSIASKYDFMNDTLSFRRHKAWRKFTMKKMNVQRGQTALDVCCGTCDWTISLAEASETGHINGLDFSSNMLAVGQEKVAQQGRDQQITLVQGNAMQLPYEDHSFDYVTIGFGLRNVPDLRQVLLEMQRVVKPGGMVVCLELSKPTWQPFKGIYYFYFRRILPVMGKLLAKRYEQYKWLPDSLAMFPGREELEQIFRETGLKDVRSYPLTGGIAALHIGSKESQHV, encoded by the coding sequence ATGCAGCATGAAGGGGAGAATCCGAAGGAGCAGCACGTTCATTCGGTGTTTCAAAGCATTGCTAGTAAATACGATTTTATGAACGATACGCTCAGCTTCAGGCGTCACAAGGCTTGGCGAAAGTTCACAATGAAGAAGATGAATGTGCAGCGTGGGCAAACGGCACTGGATGTATGCTGCGGGACCTGCGACTGGACGATCAGCCTTGCAGAAGCAAGTGAAACAGGTCACATCAATGGACTGGATTTCAGCAGCAATATGCTTGCAGTCGGACAGGAGAAGGTGGCACAGCAGGGCCGAGATCAGCAAATTACGCTTGTTCAAGGGAATGCCATGCAGCTTCCTTATGAAGATCATTCTTTTGATTATGTAACCATCGGCTTTGGTCTCCGCAATGTCCCGGATCTAAGACAAGTGCTGTTAGAGATGCAGCGGGTCGTCAAGCCGGGCGGAATGGTCGTATGTCTGGAGCTGTCAAAGCCGACCTGGCAGCCATTCAAGGGGATTTATTATTTTTATTTTAGACGTATACTTCCTGTTATGGGCAAGCTTCTTGCTAAACGCTACGAACAGTACAAATGGCTGCCTGACTCTCTAGCGATGTTTCCTGGAAGAGAAGAGCTTGAACAAATCTTCAGAGAAACGGGACTCAAGGATGTGAGGTCCTATCCGCTGACCGGCGGAATCGCAGCATTACATATTGGGAGCAAGGAGAGTCAGCATGTTTAA
- a CDS encoding UbiA-like polyprenyltransferase, translating into MFKKIAIFLEMIKIEHTLFALPFAFMGAILGSTEINGRLPFWAEIGWILLAMVGARSAAFGLNRMIDRVIDGKNPRTAGRAIPAGLLKISEVVIFVIISFILLFWAASQLNPLSVKLLPIAVFMLVIYSYTKRFTWLCHVVLGLTIGLAPLGGWVAVTGEINLTAMVLYLAAAFWTAGFDIIYACQDIDFDQKEGVYSIPSRFGTQGALNIAKYFHIITAIGFIALFFMTDLSWIYAIGILISCGLLIYEHMIVSPNDMSRVQTAFFTLNSWVSMVILLFTLIDAVVI; encoded by the coding sequence ATGTTTAAAAAGATCGCTATTTTTCTGGAAATGATTAAAATAGAGCATACCTTGTTTGCTCTGCCATTTGCGTTTATGGGAGCCATTCTTGGCTCTACTGAAATCAATGGAAGGCTGCCATTCTGGGCAGAGATTGGGTGGATTCTGCTCGCCATGGTGGGAGCCCGAAGTGCAGCCTTCGGTTTAAACCGAATGATTGACCGGGTTATCGATGGCAAAAATCCACGTACAGCCGGAAGAGCCATACCTGCAGGACTGCTCAAGATAAGTGAAGTTGTTATTTTTGTAATCATATCGTTTATTCTGTTATTCTGGGCCGCATCACAGCTCAATCCCTTATCGGTGAAGCTGCTGCCGATCGCGGTGTTTATGCTCGTTATTTACTCTTATACCAAACGGTTTACATGGCTGTGCCATGTTGTTCTCGGTTTGACGATTGGTCTAGCCCCGCTCGGCGGGTGGGTTGCAGTGACCGGGGAAATAAATCTTACTGCGATGGTGCTGTATCTCGCTGCCGCTTTTTGGACGGCAGGCTTTGATATTATATATGCTTGTCAGGATATCGATTTTGACCAGAAGGAAGGCGTGTATTCCATCCCTTCCCGATTTGGAACCCAAGGTGCACTGAATATCGCAAAATATTTTCATATCATAACGGCGATCGGATTTATTGCCTTATTCTTCATGACGGATTTGAGCTGGATATATGCAATAGGTATACTAATATCATGCGGACTTCTTATATATGAGCATATGATTGTGTCACCAAACGATATGAGCCGGGTACAGACCGCATTCTTTACGCTGAACAGCTGGGTCAGCATGGTCATTCTATTGTTTACTCTGATCGATGCGGTGGTGATCTAA
- the aroB gene encoding 3-dehydroquinate synthase: MKTLNVDLGERSYPIYIGSGLLAKTGSHLAQHGVSSKSPIMVITDDQIAPYYLQIVKDSLEQAGYKVVSAVVQSGETSKSLTVYTEMMTLAIEGGLDRSSAILALGGGVVGDLAGFVAATYMRGIRFVQIPTTILAHDSSVGGKVAVNHPLAKNIIGAFHQPEFVLYDVDTLKTLPPREVSAGLAEMLKHGLIQDEEFAYWCEEHANKLLSLDKDSLVYGLLRGCSIKADIVSQDERENGIRATLNLGHTIGHAIEAIAGYGKFLHGEAISIGMVGAAQLGVLRGADPVLYTTTRRMLESLNLPTSLPADMSTDDILAAMMHDKKFREGLMVFIIPTKIGEVVVANDVRVQDVRDVIDGLKERGVNA, encoded by the coding sequence ATGAAGACGCTGAATGTTGACCTGGGCGAACGTTCATACCCTATTTATATCGGCAGCGGGCTGCTTGCTAAGACAGGCAGCCATCTGGCTCAGCACGGAGTAAGCAGCAAGAGTCCGATCATGGTTATTACGGACGATCAAATCGCTCCGTATTATTTGCAAATTGTGAAGGACTCCTTGGAGCAAGCAGGCTACAAGGTTGTATCCGCCGTGGTTCAGAGTGGAGAGACGTCCAAGTCTCTCACCGTTTACACGGAAATGATGACCCTAGCGATTGAAGGAGGTCTTGATCGAAGCTCTGCTATTCTAGCCCTTGGCGGTGGAGTCGTCGGTGATTTGGCTGGCTTCGTTGCTGCTACTTATATGCGTGGGATTCGATTTGTGCAGATTCCGACAACAATCCTTGCTCATGACAGCAGCGTAGGGGGCAAAGTAGCGGTCAACCATCCGCTTGCCAAAAATATCATCGGAGCATTTCATCAACCCGAGTTTGTTCTGTATGATGTGGACACGCTGAAGACGCTGCCTCCACGGGAAGTTTCGGCAGGTCTTGCAGAAATGCTGAAGCACGGACTGATTCAAGACGAGGAGTTTGCCTACTGGTGTGAAGAGCATGCGAATAAGCTGCTCTCCTTAGATAAGGATTCACTCGTATATGGTTTGCTGCGCGGCTGTTCGATCAAGGCAGATATCGTATCCCAGGACGAAAGAGAAAATGGGATTCGGGCTACACTGAACCTGGGTCACACCATCGGTCATGCGATTGAAGCGATCGCAGGATATGGCAAATTTCTGCATGGTGAGGCCATCTCGATCGGAATGGTTGGTGCCGCACAGCTCGGCGTATTAAGAGGAGCCGATCCGGTGCTGTACACAACGACGAGGCGCATGCTCGAATCATTGAATTTGCCTACATCACTTCCGGCTGACATGAGTACAGATGATATTCTGGCAGCTATGATGCATGACAAAAAATTTAGAGAAGGCCTAATGGTCTTTATCATCCCGACCAAGATCGGTGAAGTTGTCGTTGCGAATGATGTTCGAGTACAGGACGTCAGGGATGTTATCGATGGGCTGAAAGAAAGAGGCGTAAACGCATGA
- the ndk gene encoding nucleoside-diphosphate kinase, translating into MERTFLMVKPDGVQRGLIGRIISRFEDKGFKLVAGKFVQVTDEQAKRHYAEHDGKPFFDDLVSFITSGPVFAMVWEGEDIITLSRMLIGKTNVKEALPGTIRGDFAAITPHNLIHGSDSPESAARELRNFFAEEELVAYDKTIAVWT; encoded by the coding sequence ATGGAGCGTACTTTTTTAATGGTGAAACCAGATGGGGTTCAGCGTGGATTGATTGGGCGCATTATTAGCCGGTTTGAGGACAAGGGGTTTAAGCTGGTGGCAGGCAAGTTTGTACAGGTCACAGATGAACAAGCTAAACGTCACTACGCCGAGCATGATGGCAAACCTTTCTTTGATGACTTGGTGTCCTTCATTACTTCCGGACCTGTATTTGCGATGGTATGGGAAGGCGAAGACATCATCACTCTATCACGGATGCTCATCGGCAAGACGAATGTGAAAGAAGCGCTTCCTGGGACGATTCGGGGGGATTTTGCGGCGATCACACCACATAATTTGATTCATGGCTCTGATTCACCAGAGAGTGCGGCCAGAGAACTCCGTAACTTCTTTGCAGAAGAAGAACTTGTAGCTTATGACAAAACGATTGCTGTCTGGACTTAA
- the aroH gene encoding chorismate mutase, translating into MYTRGIRGATTVTSNTEAEIMKETSKLLQEIVERNQLEPEAICSVWITLTQDLDAAFPAKAIRELTGWELVPLMCSLEVPVKGALEKCIRFMIHVNTEKSQKEIQHVYLNGAKALRPDLAASSGS; encoded by the coding sequence ATGTACACAAGAGGTATACGAGGTGCAACAACGGTAACGAGCAACACGGAAGCAGAGATTATGAAGGAAACTTCCAAGCTGCTTCAAGAGATCGTAGAACGTAATCAGCTTGAGCCGGAAGCCATCTGCAGCGTATGGATTACACTTACTCAAGATCTTGATGCTGCCTTTCCGGCCAAGGCGATTCGTGAGCTGACTGGATGGGAGCTAGTGCCCTTAATGTGTTCCTTGGAGGTTCCGGTCAAAGGAGCACTGGAGAAGTGCATTCGCTTTATGATCCATGTGAATACAGAGAAATCACAAAAGGAAATTCAACATGTTTATTTAAACGGTGCGAAGGCACTGCGTCCTGATTTGGCCGCTTCCTCTGGAAGCTAA
- a CDS encoding polyprenyl synthetase family protein, translating to MKLLDILTALKKDISYIEKELYRGVETSEPLLAETSLHLLKAGGKRLRPVFVLLGGKFGNYDIEVLKHVAVPLELIHSSSLVHDDVIDNAETRRGQLTVKSKWDNRIAMYTGDYIYARAMSIIAELPNPLIHQTMAKAMVQMTIGEMEQIRDFFNTDQNVRNYLLRIRRKTALLIAISCQLGAVAAGADKEVCRRLYSYGYNVGMAFQIQDDLLDLRGTEKQLGKPPGSDMLQGNITIPVIFALQEERIREDLLQLIHRIHEDGDKGSVQAAVGMIRESDGMAKAEALADRYMNKALDALEGLPDIKTKKNLRDIAHFVVKRSY from the coding sequence ATGAAACTACTTGATATTTTGACTGCACTAAAGAAGGATATAAGTTATATAGAGAAAGAGTTATACCGCGGTGTAGAAACGAGTGAGCCTCTGCTTGCGGAAACTTCGCTTCATTTGCTTAAGGCAGGCGGCAAACGGCTCAGACCGGTCTTTGTCCTGCTTGGGGGAAAGTTCGGGAACTATGACATTGAGGTATTGAAGCACGTGGCAGTTCCGCTTGAACTGATCCATTCCTCGTCGCTTGTTCATGATGATGTAATCGACAATGCAGAAACAAGACGAGGGCAGCTTACCGTCAAATCGAAATGGGACAATCGTATCGCGATGTATACGGGTGACTACATCTATGCACGTGCCATGTCAATTATAGCGGAGCTGCCTAATCCGCTGATCCATCAGACGATGGCGAAGGCGATGGTGCAAATGACGATCGGCGAGATGGAACAGATCAGGGACTTCTTTAACACCGATCAAAATGTGCGTAACTATTTGCTGCGGATACGCCGCAAAACAGCACTCCTCATCGCAATCAGCTGTCAGCTTGGGGCTGTGGCGGCCGGTGCGGATAAAGAGGTGTGCAGAAGACTCTACAGCTATGGCTATAATGTAGGCATGGCCTTTCAGATTCAGGATGATTTGCTTGATCTAAGAGGCACAGAGAAGCAGCTCGGCAAGCCGCCTGGAAGTGACATGCTTCAAGGCAATATTACGATACCCGTTATTTTCGCATTGCAGGAAGAGCGTATTCGGGAGGATCTGCTCCAGCTTATTCACCGGATTCATGAAGATGGAGACAAGGGGTCCGTGCAAGCTGCAGTAGGCATGATTCGTGAAAGCGATGGAATGGCTAAAGCAGAGGCACTGGCTGACCGATATATGAATAAAGCTCTTGATGCGCTGGAAGGACTTCCTGACATTAAGACGAAGAAAAATCTACGGGATATCGCTCATTTTGTTGTAAAACGTTCATATTAA
- a CDS encoding heptaprenyl diphosphate synthase component 1 yields MTTYRVPNLAKKYTNYDMIQRHTEIPNFPDGRVRLLEFFLNRGPVWSAEHSELYSLVTALVQMGLDTHEMIDVHEEDLKEQEMRSRQLKVLGGDYFSARFYQLLAAAGQISIVASLSEGICIVNERKMNLYNRMRRQLVTAEEYVNESVQLKKQLFLSFQSMISPGEVSLFDRLLSAFSLFDMLIEEIEHVRDMERSRYRLAYYQILSHTDSSVKEALNRNELEPNEWIQLTLKHRTQEFLTDKLRHSVNDTERFIENEVSDQVVVQEIMKMMESYRTYRAPGKVV; encoded by the coding sequence ATGACTACATACCGCGTACCTAATCTTGCAAAAAAATATACAAACTATGATATGATTCAGCGGCATACGGAAATTCCGAATTTTCCTGATGGCCGTGTACGGCTGCTTGAGTTTTTTTTGAATCGTGGACCGGTTTGGTCAGCGGAGCATAGTGAGTTATATTCCCTCGTTACTGCGCTTGTACAAATGGGACTCGATACACATGAGATGATCGATGTTCATGAGGAAGATCTGAAGGAGCAGGAGATGCGATCTCGACAGCTAAAAGTGCTTGGCGGAGATTATTTCAGCGCGAGGTTCTATCAACTGCTGGCTGCAGCAGGTCAAATCTCCATTGTTGCGTCACTTAGTGAAGGAATCTGTATCGTCAACGAACGGAAAATGAATCTGTACAATCGCATGAGACGACAGCTGGTTACAGCTGAGGAATACGTTAACGAATCCGTGCAGCTGAAGAAGCAGCTGTTTCTTTCGTTTCAGAGCATGATTTCCCCAGGAGAAGTCTCGTTGTTCGATCGACTGCTCAGCGCATTTAGTTTATTTGATATGCTTATTGAGGAAATCGAACATGTGAGAGATATGGAGCGCTCTCGTTATCGTCTTGCCTATTATCAGATTCTAAGCCATACGGATTCGAGTGTTAAGGAAGCCCTCAACAGGAATGAGCTTGAGCCTAATGAGTGGATTCAGCTTACACTTAAGCACAGAACACAGGAATTTTTAACGGACAAGCTTCGTCATTCGGTGAATGATACTGAACGATTTATTGAGAATGAAGTAAGCGATCAGGTGGTTGTACAGGAGATCATGAAGATGATGGAATCGTACCGTACATACAGAGCACCTGGCAAAGTTGTTTGA
- a CDS encoding UbiX family flavin prenyltransferase, with product MNRLKRLAVGITGASGSIYGVRLIETLLDQEYEIHLVVSNAGWRVLKEELGWNVSDREGILNEKFGNRPGSLIYHPVSDIGASIASGSFLMDGMIIMPCSMGTLSAIAHGASDNLMARAADVMMKEGRPLVLVPRETPLHAIHLENMLKLSRLGVKMIPAMPAFYYHPKTMDDLIHFLVGKVLDVLHIEHNLFKRWGEEN from the coding sequence ATGAATAGATTAAAAAGACTCGCAGTCGGCATAACAGGCGCGAGTGGCAGTATATACGGAGTCAGGTTGATTGAGACATTGCTTGATCAGGAATACGAGATACATCTTGTCGTTTCGAATGCAGGCTGGCGTGTGTTAAAAGAAGAACTAGGCTGGAATGTTTCGGACCGGGAAGGGATTTTGAACGAGAAGTTCGGGAACCGTCCCGGTTCTCTTATATATCACCCTGTTAGCGATATAGGAGCTTCCATTGCGAGCGGGTCCTTCTTAATGGATGGAATGATTATTATGCCGTGTTCGATGGGGACGTTGTCAGCGATCGCGCACGGAGCCTCGGATAACCTGATGGCTAGGGCGGCTGATGTCATGATGAAGGAAGGACGTCCACTCGTACTGGTGCCCCGGGAAACACCGCTTCATGCGATTCACCTGGAAAATATGCTGAAGCTGAGCCGGCTTGGTGTCAAAATGATTCCAGCGATGCCGGCATTCTATTATCATCCTAAAACGATGGATGACCTTATCCATTTCTTGGTGGGTAAAGTACTGGATGTTCTTCACATCGAGCATAACTTGTTTAAGAGATGGGGGGAGGAGAATTGA
- a CDS encoding menaquinone biosynthetic enzyme MqnA/MqnD family protein encodes MYHYFEPAALMNPAELITEVPARLNERIHEGTLDLSAMSSFAYGMASDRLLLLPDISVSSRGEVKSILLFSKEPIESIVNRTIALTNTSATSVNLLKVIMTKFYEGNPDYITMEPELERMMENADAALLIGDHAIKASWADHPYHVYDLGELWYRYTGHQMTYAVWAVNRSFADNNADTVKEIAEAFYNSKTASLRDLAPVVRHAVQHIGGSEAYWYAYFRNLVYDFGENELRGLQLYFRYAHELGLMEHEVQVDLWNENKLIRVTE; translated from the coding sequence ATGTATCATTACTTCGAGCCGGCTGCCCTTATGAATCCGGCAGAGCTGATTACAGAGGTGCCGGCCAGGTTGAATGAACGTATTCATGAAGGAACGCTGGACTTAAGCGCGATGTCGTCCTTTGCATACGGCATGGCATCTGATCGATTACTTCTGTTACCGGATATTTCAGTGAGCAGCCGCGGAGAAGTAAAATCCATCTTGCTATTCAGCAAGGAGCCCATCGAATCTATCGTAAACCGTACGATTGCTCTGACCAATACTTCAGCAACCTCAGTAAATTTGCTCAAAGTGATTATGACGAAGTTCTATGAGGGTAATCCTGATTATATTACGATGGAGCCTGAGCTTGAGCGTATGATGGAAAATGCAGATGCGGCTCTGCTTATTGGAGATCACGCTATCAAAGCGTCCTGGGCAGACCATCCTTATCATGTTTACGATCTTGGTGAGTTATGGTATCGGTATACCGGGCACCAGATGACTTATGCCGTGTGGGCAGTAAATCGAAGCTTCGCGGACAATAATGCAGACACTGTCAAAGAGATAGCTGAGGCGTTTTATAACAGCAAGACAGCGAGCCTGCGGGATCTTGCACCCGTTGTTAGGCATGCAGTACAGCACATTGGCGGTTCTGAAGCCTATTGGTATGCGTATTTTAGAAATTTGGTTTACGATTTTGGCGAAAATGAGTTGCGAGGGCTGCAGCTGTATTTCCGTTATGCACATGAGCTTGGTCTCATGGAGCATGAGGTCCAGGTGGATCTCTGGAATGAGAATAAGCTGATACGGGTGACGGAATGA
- the aroC gene encoding chorismate synthase translates to MSLRYLTAGETHGPQLTAIVEGLPSNMKVDFEELNFQLHRRQKGYGRGRRMQIEKDTAEFVGGIRHGYTTGAPVALVVENKDWTHWRNIMNIEPIEGTDEEKRRVHRPRPGHADLNGGLKYNLKDLRNVLERSSARETTVRVAVGAIARQLLAEFGIQIAGRVLRIGEIEAPYEELPIEELRSRTEASSVRVTDPETEKKMEAYIDQIKKDGDSIGGIVECVVEGVPVGLGSYVQYDRKLDGRIAQAVMSINAFKGVEIGIGFEAGTIPGSQVHDEILYSEDKGYHRASNRLGGFEGGVTNGMPVVVRGVMKPIPTLYKPLQSVDIDTKEPFTAQVERSDACAVPAASVVMEHVVAWEIAKAFLEKFGGDSIEEIRANLENYNAQLERY, encoded by the coding sequence ATGAGTCTTCGTTATTTAACCGCAGGGGAAACGCACGGACCCCAATTGACAGCAATCGTAGAGGGACTTCCAAGTAATATGAAAGTGGATTTTGAGGAGCTGAATTTTCAGCTGCATCGCCGCCAGAAGGGATATGGACGCGGGCGTCGGATGCAAATTGAGAAAGATACAGCTGAATTTGTTGGCGGTATTCGCCATGGATATACAACAGGAGCCCCGGTAGCTCTAGTCGTGGAGAACAAGGACTGGACGCACTGGCGCAACATTATGAATATTGAACCGATTGAAGGTACAGATGAAGAGAAGCGCAGAGTGCATCGTCCAAGACCAGGACATGCTGATCTGAATGGCGGACTTAAATACAATCTGAAGGATCTCAGAAATGTGCTTGAGCGTTCCAGTGCTCGGGAAACGACGGTAAGAGTAGCGGTTGGAGCCATTGCACGTCAGCTTCTGGCAGAGTTCGGCATACAGATTGCGGGCCGTGTGCTGCGAATCGGTGAGATTGAAGCTCCGTATGAGGAACTGCCGATTGAAGAGCTGCGCAGCCGCACAGAAGCTTCCTCGGTCCGTGTAACGGATCCTGAAACAGAGAAGAAGATGGAAGCTTACATTGATCAGATCAAGAAAGATGGGGACTCGATTGGCGGCATTGTAGAATGTGTCGTGGAAGGTGTTCCTGTCGGGCTTGGAAGCTATGTACAGTATGATCGTAAGCTTGATGGACGTATTGCTCAGGCTGTCATGTCGATTAATGCCTTCAAAGGTGTCGAGATCGGTATTGGATTTGAAGCGGGTACGATTCCGGGATCACAGGTTCATGATGAAATCCTGTACAGTGAGGATAAGGGATACCATCGTGCATCCAATCGCCTGGGCGGATTTGAAGGCGGTGTGACGAACGGCATGCCTGTCGTTGTACGCGGTGTAATGAAGCCGATTCCTACGTTATACAAACCACTGCAAAGTGTAGATATTGATACAAAAGAGCCGTTTACAGCTCAAGTGGAACGTTCAGATGCTTGCGCAGTTCCTGCTGCCAGTGTAGTCATGGAGCATGTGGTTGCCTGGGAGATCGCAAAGGCATTCCTGGAGAAATTCGGCGGCGATTCCATTGAGGAGATAAGAGCCAATCTGGAGAACTATAATGCCCAGTTGGAGCGTTACTAA